One window of Betaproteobacteria bacterium genomic DNA carries:
- a CDS encoding tripartite tricarboxylate transporter substrate binding protein produces MSMSGAYKRSTGGGMSVVRWQCALMAGCCAGSGALAAADAVQFYPQRPVRIVVNVSAGGGVDTTARVVAQQLNSVFKQPVVVDNRTGAGGTIGINLVAKAAPDGYTLLVCSSGIVTNAAYKPQNYDPVRDFQPVSNLTATPYIVVVSPSLPVHSVKELIALAKAKPGIVTYATSGVGAITHFGASLLPLLTETRMVMIPYKGVADAYPAVASGEVNWMIGATISSMPLVKAGRLRAIAITSAQRSKALPDLPTVAESGVPGYEVLGWFGMFAPAGTPMAIVEKLNAEVKRGLARSDFVRMATTQGTEILASSPEELARVVKTEVNVWGKVASSLKSEQ; encoded by the coding sequence ATGAGCATGTCAGGTGCTTACAAAAGATCGACAGGAGGAGGAATGTCCGTAGTTCGATGGCAATGTGCGTTGATGGCCGGCTGCTGCGCCGGGTCGGGCGCACTCGCGGCAGCCGACGCCGTGCAGTTTTATCCGCAGCGGCCGGTTCGGATCGTCGTCAACGTGAGCGCGGGCGGCGGGGTCGACACCACGGCACGCGTCGTCGCTCAGCAACTCAATTCGGTATTCAAGCAGCCGGTCGTGGTCGACAACCGAACCGGCGCGGGCGGCACGATCGGCATCAACCTGGTGGCCAAGGCGGCACCCGACGGCTACACGCTGCTGGTGTGCAGCAGCGGCATCGTCACCAATGCCGCGTACAAACCGCAGAACTACGATCCGGTGCGCGATTTCCAGCCGGTCAGCAATCTCACGGCGACCCCTTACATCGTCGTGGTGTCGCCTTCGCTTCCGGTGCATTCGGTGAAGGAGCTCATCGCACTGGCCAAAGCCAAACCGGGCATCGTCACCTACGCGACTTCGGGCGTCGGCGCCATCACGCATTTCGGCGCGTCGCTGCTGCCGCTGCTCACCGAAACGCGCATGGTGATGATCCCTTACAAGGGCGTGGCGGATGCCTATCCGGCGGTGGCGAGCGGCGAGGTGAACTGGATGATCGGCGCCACGATTTCTTCCATGCCGCTGGTCAAGGCGGGGCGCCTGCGCGCGATTGCGATCACGTCGGCACAGCGCAGCAAAGCGCTGCCCGATCTGCCGACCGTGGCCGAGAGCGGCGTGCCGGGCTACGAGGTGCTCGGATGGTTCGGCATGTTCGCACCCGCAGGCACGCCGATGGCGATCGTCGAGAAGCTCAATGCGGAGGTGAAGCGCGGGCTCGCGCGCTCCGACTTCGTGCGCATGGCGACGACGCAGGGCACCGAGATCCTGGCGAGCTCACCGGAGGAGCTCGCGCGCGTGGTCAAGACCGAGGTGAACGTCTGGGGCAAGGTGGCAAGCAGCCTCAAGTCCGAGCAGTAG
- a CDS encoding peroxidase-related enzyme (This protein belongs to a clade of uncharacterized proteins related to peroxidases such as the alkylhydroperoxidase AhpD.), producing the protein MRRAPTSLSPHPQGEGSFHILTTMAVQHNADWSDRPMPNAPWIGISPAEEATGDLKRAYDKILATRGGRVPTIRSVMAGEPLVVEGFAWFYPDDNYACRSIDRRLAEMIATVAGVANGSKFGGPAHARLLAEVTGDAAFAEAILRDYGQAGLSSKERALLDYAWKLSRNPGEMTEADIAGLRAHGWTDPQIVATVHVTAFFAYMNRVAEAFGLSQAGGR; encoded by the coding sequence ATGCGTCGTGCTCCGACTTCCCTCTCCCCCCACCCCCAGGGGGAGGGGAGCTTCCACATACTGACTACAATGGCCGTTCAGCATAACGCAGATTGGAGTGATCGCCCCATGCCGAACGCACCCTGGATCGGAATCTCACCCGCGGAAGAAGCCACCGGCGATCTGAAGCGAGCTTACGACAAGATTCTCGCCACGCGCGGCGGGCGCGTTCCGACGATACGCTCGGTGATGGCAGGCGAGCCGCTGGTGGTCGAAGGTTTCGCCTGGTTCTATCCGGACGACAACTATGCCTGCCGTTCCATCGACCGGCGGCTGGCCGAGATGATCGCCACCGTGGCGGGCGTTGCCAATGGGTCGAAGTTCGGCGGGCCCGCGCATGCGAGGCTGCTGGCGGAGGTGACCGGCGACGCGGCGTTCGCCGAGGCGATCTTGCGCGACTACGGCCAGGCCGGATTGTCCTCGAAGGAACGCGCGCTCCTCGACTACGCCTGGAAGCTGAGCCGCAATCCGGGCGAGATGACCGAAGCCGACATCGCGGGCTTGCGCGCACACGGCTGGACCGATCCGCAGATCGTCGCGACCGTGCACGTCACCGCGTTCTTCGCCTACATGAACCGGGTGGCGGAAGCGTTCGGACTGAGCCAGGCGGGCGGGCGCTGA
- a CDS encoding TauD/TfdA family dioxygenase, translated as MISVQRIGQRFAAEISGVDLSAPLDDDTFAQVAKAFFDNEVVVFRDQRLTPAQQIAFTRRFGPLEAHVRKESRLADHDEILILSNQLDASGKAIGAQDAGRYWHSDLSYKREPSLLSALYAIEVPVKDGVALGNTYFASTPTAYDALSPAMKARVGRWRNVHSYREYRLKNYAAQQEDMRRGIRTVQEFAPTPEQLASVPDMEVPVVRVHPVTGRNCLFVNEGHTSHLAGMPRAESDALLAELYAHIAQPEFVYGHSWRPGDLLMWDNVAVQHKATFDYDPLPRRMYRTTVRGPAVV; from the coding sequence ATGATCTCCGTGCAACGAATCGGCCAGCGCTTCGCCGCCGAAATCTCCGGTGTCGACCTCTCCGCCCCGCTCGACGACGATACCTTCGCCCAGGTCGCGAAGGCGTTCTTCGACAACGAAGTGGTCGTCTTCCGCGATCAGCGCCTGACGCCGGCGCAGCAGATCGCGTTCACCCGCCGTTTCGGCCCGCTCGAAGCGCACGTGCGCAAGGAAAGCCGCCTGGCCGACCACGACGAGATTCTCATCCTGTCGAACCAGCTGGATGCGAGCGGAAAAGCGATCGGCGCCCAGGATGCCGGCCGCTACTGGCACAGCGATCTGTCGTACAAGCGCGAGCCGAGCCTGCTCTCGGCGCTGTACGCCATCGAGGTCCCCGTGAAGGACGGCGTCGCGCTGGGCAACACCTATTTCGCGAGCACGCCGACCGCTTATGATGCGCTCTCGCCTGCAATGAAGGCGCGGGTCGGGCGCTGGCGCAATGTCCACAGCTATCGCGAATACCGCCTCAAGAACTACGCCGCACAGCAGGAGGACATGCGCCGCGGCATCCGCACCGTGCAGGAGTTCGCGCCCACGCCCGAACAACTCGCCAGCGTCCCCGACATGGAAGTGCCGGTCGTTCGCGTGCACCCCGTGACCGGGCGCAATTGCCTGTTCGTCAACGAGGGCCACACCTCGCACCTGGCCGGCATGCCGCGCGCCGAGAGCGATGCGTTGCTCGCCGAGCTGTATGCGCACATCGCCCAGCCCGAATTCGTCTACGGGCACAGCTGGCGCCCGGGCGACCTGCTGATGTGGGACAACGTCGCCGTACAGCACAAGGCAACCTTCGATTACGATCCGCTGCCGCGACGGATGTATCGCACCACGGTGCGCGGTCCGGCGGTGGTTTGA